In Halorhabdus tiamatea SARL4B, a genomic segment contains:
- a CDS encoding succinylglutamate desuccinylase/aspartoacylase family protein — translation MTSLGTASADPGEVATGRLYVGETRDGSQVGLPVAVVNGAIEGKTLYLQAASDGDELNGVGVLQRLVPRLDPTEISGTILIVGIVNYHAFQVAEHRNPIDDTKMNRAYPGEEAGTTSERIAAATFEAAMRADLVVDLHQGSTSRMIDETRVRCGTRHRLHDECLELAKAFDCGTVLDKKGPDGQLARAAPDEGVPTIDPELGGAVGFDEESITIGVTGVRNVLRHYDFLEGEAPMDPQTRASSFDQYGAPAGGLVDFEPELGERVDRGETLFTVTDVFGTVKERVTADSTGIFWRTRRLPQVATGEYVCSVGTDIDSY, via the coding sequence ATGACGAGTTTGGGCACGGCGAGCGCCGATCCCGGCGAGGTCGCCACCGGGCGACTGTACGTCGGCGAGACACGAGACGGGAGTCAGGTCGGCCTACCGGTGGCGGTCGTCAACGGAGCCATCGAGGGCAAGACGCTGTATCTGCAGGCCGCCAGTGACGGCGACGAACTCAACGGCGTCGGCGTGCTCCAGCGGCTGGTCCCGCGACTCGATCCGACTGAGATCAGTGGGACCATTCTGATCGTCGGGATCGTCAACTACCACGCCTTCCAGGTGGCCGAACACCGCAACCCGATCGACGACACGAAGATGAACCGGGCCTACCCCGGCGAGGAAGCGGGGACGACCAGCGAGCGCATCGCCGCAGCCACCTTCGAGGCCGCGATGCGGGCCGACCTCGTCGTCGACCTCCACCAGGGCTCGACCAGCCGGATGATCGACGAGACCCGGGTCCGGTGTGGCACCCGCCATCGCCTCCACGACGAGTGTCTCGAACTCGCGAAGGCCTTCGACTGCGGGACTGTCCTCGACAAAAAGGGACCCGACGGCCAGCTCGCCCGGGCCGCCCCCGACGAGGGCGTGCCGACGATCGACCCGGAACTCGGCGGTGCAGTCGGGTTCGACGAGGAGTCGATCACGATCGGCGTCACGGGCGTCCGGAACGTGCTCAGACACTACGACTTCCTCGAGGGCGAGGCCCCGATGGACCCCCAGACGCGGGCGAGTTCGTTCGACCAGTACGGCGCGCCGGCCGGCGGGCTCGTCGACTTCGAACCCGAGCTGGGCGAGCGGGTTGATCGGGGCGAGACGCTGTTCACTGTCACCGACGTCTTCGGGACGGTCAAAGAGCGGGTGACCGCCGACTCGACGGGCATCTTCTGGCGGACGCGCCGGCTCCCGCAGGTCGCGACCGGCGAATACGTCTGTTCTGTCGGTACCGACATCGACTCGTACTGA
- a CDS encoding MarR family winged helix-turn-helix transcriptional regulator yields MSTDLETIEGTETRELVHFVTQQTRFALLNNILQHPEQLPSMYELEELNPSVSEATVYKHVQKLIDAGIVEEVALADDRRRQGYPWKFYGLTEEGRAFLESHNLLAAEETLQRIYETISDKPEKMVKYENAPRPES; encoded by the coding sequence ATGAGCACCGATCTGGAAACCATTGAGGGGACAGAAACACGCGAACTCGTCCACTTCGTCACCCAGCAGACGCGGTTCGCGCTCCTCAACAACATCCTTCAGCATCCCGAACAGCTCCCGTCGATGTACGAACTGGAGGAACTCAACCCCAGCGTGAGCGAGGCCACCGTCTACAAGCATGTCCAGAAGTTGATCGACGCCGGCATCGTCGAGGAAGTCGCCCTCGCGGACGACCGGCGACGGCAGGGCTACCCCTGGAAGTTCTACGGGCTGACCGAGGAGGGGCGGGCGTTCCTCGAATCCCACAATCTGCTCGCGGCCGAGGAGACGCTCCAGCGGATCTACGAGACGATCTCGGACAAACCCGAGAAGATGGTCAAATACGAGAACGCGCCGCGTCCTGAGTCATAG
- a CDS encoding outer membrane protein assembly factor BamB family protein → MNRRELVLASAGALTTSLAGCGQLDGVLGGDSVDGPMVDNWGTFRGDVARTGRIAAEDGPGESVSVAWQVTIEDVVDAFEDDSSWDEAILQSDHTQPIVADDYLILMVQYQQLRDQDVGSRQLLAIDPSGSIEWTREFPRVAVLDGLRFLMPKLDDGLLYLPNPPEDYLSNEGDEDGDSNGTRKTLGVTVLDPETGDLERELDLGSPSTGSLLVEDGTIFAATFDPDHSGVSAFDAESGAEQWSVDTYPYHDSSVFGSLFADTIVYGRRTGDEVPTVLVARNIEDGSLRWETTLDFSDPYFEFAEAPLDFVPVTIVDDIYTTGSGFYSGRPTPLVALDTDEGTEQYRYRPPGIEGENNPLAESSEMSGQDIDELPPASGVYGMPLPMDDLVVATGYGAIDGNDDPDVRYCLGIEDESLAWSLEIEANDLGSPVAAGDVIYLSTETGVKAISTGGERLDSIEYEDHESVTGSGGTSVPAIGNGLLYVPTETGIAAIE, encoded by the coding sequence GTGAACAGACGCGAATTGGTCCTCGCGAGTGCCGGAGCACTAACAACCTCGCTGGCCGGCTGTGGACAGCTTGACGGCGTCCTCGGCGGAGATTCCGTCGACGGACCGATGGTCGACAACTGGGGCACGTTCAGGGGCGATGTCGCTCGAACGGGCCGGATCGCTGCCGAGGACGGACCGGGCGAATCGGTGTCGGTCGCCTGGCAGGTGACGATCGAGGACGTTGTCGACGCATTCGAAGACGACAGTTCCTGGGACGAGGCGATACTCCAGAGTGATCACACGCAGCCGATCGTCGCCGACGACTACCTCATCCTGATGGTGCAGTACCAGCAATTGCGAGATCAAGACGTTGGAAGTCGACAGCTGCTCGCGATCGATCCGTCCGGCTCGATCGAGTGGACACGGGAGTTTCCGAGGGTAGCAGTCCTCGACGGACTCCGGTTTTTGATGCCGAAACTCGACGACGGGTTACTCTACCTGCCGAACCCGCCCGAAGACTACCTATCGAACGAAGGCGACGAAGACGGTGACTCGAACGGAACCCGGAAGACACTGGGCGTCACCGTGCTCGATCCGGAAACCGGTGACCTCGAGCGCGAACTCGATCTCGGATCGCCCTCGACGGGGAGTCTACTCGTCGAGGACGGAACGATCTTCGCGGCGACGTTCGATCCCGATCACTCCGGCGTGTCCGCGTTCGACGCCGAATCCGGCGCTGAGCAGTGGTCCGTCGATACGTATCCGTACCACGACTCGTCCGTGTTCGGTTCCCTCTTTGCGGACACCATCGTCTACGGCAGACGGACCGGAGACGAGGTCCCCACGGTGCTCGTCGCGCGGAATATCGAGGACGGGAGCCTCAGGTGGGAGACGACGCTCGATTTCTCGGATCCTTATTTCGAGTTCGCGGAGGCCCCACTCGATTTCGTGCCAGTGACGATCGTCGACGATATCTACACCACCGGCAGTGGGTTCTATAGTGGACGTCCGACGCCGCTCGTCGCGCTCGATACCGACGAGGGGACCGAACAGTATCGATATCGGCCACCGGGGATCGAGGGCGAGAACAACCCGCTGGCGGAGTCTTCCGAGATGAGCGGGCAAGACATAGACGAACTGCCGCCGGCCTCGGGCGTCTACGGAATGCCGCTCCCGATGGACGATCTCGTCGTCGCGACGGGATACGGCGCTATCGACGGCAACGACGACCCCGACGTCCGCTATTGCCTGGGGATCGAAGACGAATCGCTCGCCTGGTCGCTCGAAATTGAAGCAAATGATCTCGGTTCTCCCGTGGCCGCCGGTGACGTCATCTATCTCTCGACGGAAACAGGCGTGAAAGCCATCTCGACCGGCGGGGAACGCCTCGACTCGATCGAGTACGAAGACCACGAGAGCGTTACTGGGTCCGGAGGGACGTCAGTGCCGGCCATCGGGAACGGACTGCTGTACGTCCCGACCGAGACGGGTATCGCCGCGATCGAATAG
- a CDS encoding putative quinol monooxygenase, with protein MIVLHASFPIKPEKRERAIELTDDLVAGSNQEDGTIEYRATVDLQEENVIRFIERYEDAEALETHAQTDHYQAFGEHLPDLLDGEPEVLRFDVESMEELEL; from the coding sequence ATGATCGTACTCCACGCGTCGTTCCCGATCAAGCCCGAGAAACGCGAGCGAGCCATCGAACTCACCGACGACCTGGTCGCGGGTTCGAACCAGGAGGACGGTACCATCGAGTACCGCGCCACCGTCGACCTCCAGGAGGAGAACGTCATCCGGTTCATCGAGCGCTACGAGGACGCCGAAGCCCTGGAGACCCACGCCCAGACCGACCATTACCAGGCCTTCGGCGAGCACCTCCCGGACCTGCTGGACGGCGAGCCAGAAGTGCTTCGATTCGACGTCGAGTCGATGGAAGAACTCGAACTCTGA